A region of Lagenorhynchus albirostris chromosome 20, mLagAlb1.1, whole genome shotgun sequence DNA encodes the following proteins:
- the ARL16 gene encoding ADP-ribosylation factor-like protein 16 isoform X3, producing the protein MVGTNLTDIVAQRRITIRELGGCMGPIWSSYYGNCHSLLFMVDTSNPTQLSASCVQLLALLSAEQLAEASVLILFNKIDLPCYMTIEEIKSLIRLPDLIACAKQNITTVEISAWKGTGLSEVLRWLEDTHRTNG; encoded by the exons ATG GTGGGTACCAACCTAACGGACATCGTGGCTCAGAGAAGGATCACCATCCGGGAGCTGGGCGGGTGCATGGGCCCCATCTGGTCCAGTTACTATGGAAACTGTCATTCTCTCCTG TTCATGGTGGACACCTCTAACCCTACCCAGCTCTCTGCATCCTGTGTGCAGCTCCTGGCTCTCCTTTCGGCAGAACAACTTGCAGAAGCATCGGTTCTGATTCTCTTCAATAAAAT TGACCTGCCGTGTTACATGACCATAGAAGAGATAAAGTCGTTAATCAGGCTCCCGGACCTCATTGCTTGTGCCAAGCAGAACATCACCACGGTAGAAATCAGTGCCTGGAAAGGCACTGGCTTGTCAGAAGTGCTGCGCTGGCTCGAGGACACCCACAGAACGAATGGTTGA
- the ARL16 gene encoding ADP-ribosylation factor-like protein 16 isoform X4, whose product MCLLLGATGVGKTLLVKRLQTILPRRVGGMGPGAQLSSRDGKGDLGDLPPTRPTVGTNLTDIVAQRRITIRELGGCMGPIWSSYYGNCHSLLFMVDTSNPTQLSASCVQLLALLSAEQLAEASVLILFNKIDLPCYMTIEEIKSLIRLPDLIACAKQNITTVEISAWKGTGLSEVLRWLEDTHRTNG is encoded by the exons ATGTGTCTTCTGCTCGGGGCCACGGGTGTGGGGAAGACGCTGTTGGTGAAACGCTTGCAGACTATCCTTCCGCGCCGGGTCGGGGGGATGGGGCCTGGGGCGCAG CTGAGCTCCCGGGATGGGAAGGGCGACCTGGGCGATCTTCCCCCCACGCGGCCCACG GTGGGTACCAACCTAACGGACATCGTGGCTCAGAGAAGGATCACCATCCGGGAGCTGGGCGGGTGCATGGGCCCCATCTGGTCCAGTTACTATGGAAACTGTCATTCTCTCCTG TTCATGGTGGACACCTCTAACCCTACCCAGCTCTCTGCATCCTGTGTGCAGCTCCTGGCTCTCCTTTCGGCAGAACAACTTGCAGAAGCATCGGTTCTGATTCTCTTCAATAAAAT TGACCTGCCGTGTTACATGACCATAGAAGAGATAAAGTCGTTAATCAGGCTCCCGGACCTCATTGCTTGTGCCAAGCAGAACATCACCACGGTAGAAATCAGTGCCTGGAAAGGCACTGGCTTGTCAGAAGTGCTGCGCTGGCTCGAGGACACCCACAGAACGAATGGTTGA
- the ARL16 gene encoding ADP-ribosylation factor-like protein 16 isoform X1: protein MCLLLGATGVGKTLLVKRLQKLSSRDGKGDLGDLPPTRPTVGTNLTDIVAQRRITIRELGGCMGPIWSSYYGNCHSLLFMVDTSNPTQLSASCVQLLALLSAEQLAEASVLILFNKIDLPCYMTIEEIKSLIRLPDLIACAKQNITTVEISAWKGTGLSEVLRWLEDTHRTNG from the exons ATGTGTCTTCTGCTCGGGGCCACGGGTGTGGGGAAGACGCTGTTGGTGAAACGCTTGCAGA AGCTGAGCTCCCGGGATGGGAAGGGCGACCTGGGCGATCTTCCCCCCACGCGGCCCACG GTGGGTACCAACCTAACGGACATCGTGGCTCAGAGAAGGATCACCATCCGGGAGCTGGGCGGGTGCATGGGCCCCATCTGGTCCAGTTACTATGGAAACTGTCATTCTCTCCTG TTCATGGTGGACACCTCTAACCCTACCCAGCTCTCTGCATCCTGTGTGCAGCTCCTGGCTCTCCTTTCGGCAGAACAACTTGCAGAAGCATCGGTTCTGATTCTCTTCAATAAAAT TGACCTGCCGTGTTACATGACCATAGAAGAGATAAAGTCGTTAATCAGGCTCCCGGACCTCATTGCTTGTGCCAAGCAGAACATCACCACGGTAGAAATCAGTGCCTGGAAAGGCACTGGCTTGTCAGAAGTGCTGCGCTGGCTCGAGGACACCCACAGAACGAATGGTTGA
- the ARL16 gene encoding ADP-ribosylation factor-like protein 16 isoform X2, with protein MCLLLGATGVGKTLLVKRLQTILPRRVGGMGPGAQVGTNLTDIVAQRRITIRELGGCMGPIWSSYYGNCHSLLFMVDTSNPTQLSASCVQLLALLSAEQLAEASVLILFNKIDLPCYMTIEEIKSLIRLPDLIACAKQNITTVEISAWKGTGLSEVLRWLEDTHRTNG; from the exons ATGTGTCTTCTGCTCGGGGCCACGGGTGTGGGGAAGACGCTGTTGGTGAAACGCTTGCAGACTATCCTTCCGCGCCGGGTCGGGGGGATGGGGCCTGGGGCGCAG GTGGGTACCAACCTAACGGACATCGTGGCTCAGAGAAGGATCACCATCCGGGAGCTGGGCGGGTGCATGGGCCCCATCTGGTCCAGTTACTATGGAAACTGTCATTCTCTCCTG TTCATGGTGGACACCTCTAACCCTACCCAGCTCTCTGCATCCTGTGTGCAGCTCCTGGCTCTCCTTTCGGCAGAACAACTTGCAGAAGCATCGGTTCTGATTCTCTTCAATAAAAT TGACCTGCCGTGTTACATGACCATAGAAGAGATAAAGTCGTTAATCAGGCTCCCGGACCTCATTGCTTGTGCCAAGCAGAACATCACCACGGTAGAAATCAGTGCCTGGAAAGGCACTGGCTTGTCAGAAGTGCTGCGCTGGCTCGAGGACACCCACAGAACGAATGGTTGA